In the Drosophila teissieri strain GT53w chromosome 3R, Prin_Dtei_1.1, whole genome shotgun sequence genome, AATAATTGGCAGCGTTTCCCGCGTTAATGGCCGCTTCGCTACGCTTCACAGATTCGGACGCACATGCACAGAATTCCTGGCAACGGCGGGATTGTCTCCTAAGTCTTCGCGGAACGGCAAGGAAGATGAATGGCACGGGGTCACGCAGCCACCTACGGGGCAGTCGCAGATGTGCAGGTAAACAACAATCGGGACAAAGGATCGGCCGAAGGCGGATTAAATGGGAGTGGGTCTCAGCGATGCTACCTCGATGCCAAGATGCCGAAATGCCGAAATGTCGAGATGCAATGAAAACAGACCGCTGATTGTTTTGGGCAACTGAATGACATCCgaaaatcgggaaaaacgaaaagaaaaacacatcGCAATGAGCGGGCGGGCATGAGTAAACACTATATGGTTAATACCCCCTTTGGAAAACGGCCAAGAAGTTACAGTTTCCTGGTGGGTTTTAAACGATTCCTCGGAATTCGGATGCGGAAtacgaaaatatatagaatataaataaacacgTTAGATATAAGTGTTTTATCTATAAGATTAAGATACTACATCTTTGAGATACATTTTATCCCATATTTCAATATTGAACTTTTGCGAGTTGAACCTAACGAATTCACACCGCTCAACAGGTTCATTTCCCAACTCTGGGTTCTTCCCATCCTCTATGCAAAACGGATGTAACTTTTCCAAGGTTGTAAAACATGTCCCATACGATCTTGACTCCTGCTGTTTTTACAGGGCCATATATAAGGGTATAAATTTTCCTCGGGCAGGTAAACGCTGCTAAGGTAATCGAAGATTTCCTTTTTGTCTCGTGCTGCGCAATAGTTTGTGCCAAATTTCGTGGAAACTGGCATGCTGTTTCCTCAGTTTCGGTCTATATACCTCTGCACATTTATAGGCGGCTAATAAACTCTTGTACTGCAATTGCATATTGGCTTCCAATGACTTTTATCGGGGGATGATTTCAAGATATCGTATTCTTAGCCTAATGAGAGGAAATCATATGCTAGGCAAGGTCGTTGATAATTATGTTTAACACAAGTATAAATCTACAAAGGTATTGATTTCTTAATAAAAGAATCAAATGAATGTAGGTATTTTATACTCAGAGAGAATATTTCTGAAGTGCTCATTTAAGTTATGACTCTATACCAAAAGAAGTAGAATGATCAAAAGCAGTTCTGTACTTAAATTACAAACTTTATAAAGATAATGTATATAGTTTGCATACCATATAAATTTTTTATGTTATCCTTCAGCCAAAGCGCCTGATTTCGCCGGAAACCTTGCTGCGCAGGCGGAAGGGCAACTCCTACGAGATGGCCACTCTGCTGGTCAGCATGCTGATTGGAGCTGGACACCCGGCGCTGGTGGTTTCCGGCGTGGCCCGCGAGGAGACGATACTCAACGACCAGCTGGCCATTCCGTACCCGTACCCCATCGTCGAGGTGGAGGCCGAGGAGGTGAAGCCAAGGGTCGAGAAGCAGGGCCAGAAGTATAAGCTGCGCGGATTACCCGATTTGAAGAGTCATCTCGACGAGGACATGGCCGAGGTGCACAGGCAAAAGGAGGCAGAGGAGAAGCGGATTCAGGACGAGATTATACGCAAGCAAATGGAGGTGAGGATAAACATGCACTTGCGCATTCGCAGCGTGGATTAACGGCTAACTGGCTAATCCCGCACAGGATCTTGAGCTGCTGGCCGTGGATCGACATCATTATCGGCGCAGTCATGCCTGGGTGGTGATCATAAACAATGCACCATGGAGCATCAAGCCCAAGACCACCTACACGGATGTCAATGGCGACGTGGTGGAGGCTCCACCCACGGCCATCTTCATAGAGCCCTCGACGGGATTCATCTGCGAAACGGGCTGCAAGCAGTACATCCTGGTGGATAGCATCTGGAACGAGTACAACTACTATGTGTGCAAGCAGAAGCACCAGAGGGTGAGTGAACTGCGCTGGGATCTGCGGGACACCCGCGACTGGGAGCACATGCTGCCAGGTGAGCCGCCCGAGATGCGCATCTACAAGATGGCCTCGGATGAGAATGTGGCCGATGAGGAGCGCGACATCAGCGAGGAGAAGCACCTGGACTGCATTGGCTCCTGGGTGGAGCGACTACACATCGGACTGGCCGACTTCGAGCAGCGTTTTCCCAGCTGCGAGAAGAAGATCCAATACAAGGGTGCCATTCACGAGCGATTCTCTCCGTACTCCCAGCGCGACGGCAAGGTGATGCAGCTGACCATTTTCAACAACGATGAGTGCACCATTCCCAAGGTCAGGTATGAGTACTATGAAAACCGATCTGACCTCATGCGCCACGTGAAGTACACCTATGCCACCGATCAGTTTGAGGAGATATTCAACAAGGGGCGAAATGACAGCTTAAAGTGTGGGTATTGGTTTTAATATCCTGACAAGCTTGTTAATATCTTTCTATTTACTACTTCTTTAGCCATGGAATATTTCTCGGACACCTCGCAGCAGCGAAGGGTGCACTTCTATTCGGCTTCCAGAATCGATTCCTTGGAACTGTTGGTGGTGGAACCGGGTTCCCTGATTCTGCACTACAAGGATCGCAGTGACAAGTGTTGGTACAAGGAATTCGAATTCACCCCAGCTGGCAACGTTCTCAAAGTGAGTAATACAACATGGTTAGTAAGCAAACATTTGTATAACAATTCATTTGGCCCACTCCAACAGAAAGTCACTGAGAAGTTTCTGAAAGCCAGTGCTAATGATGTGGGCGCAAATGATATTGCAACACGCACGTTCCTctttcaacaaaataaaattgttttgaaatttcattaCACATTTGGAGCACTCACCGCCACGGTAGTGGAATTTACAAAGCCACCAAGACCGGATTATGGCAAAGAGCTCGTATACGATGAGAAACTTACCAAAATATACAAGGCAAGTGGCtgcataattattattactattatgtTGCCTTCACACAGCCATTCCCTAATCTCCTGCAGGCAAATCCTCTAGATCCAACTCGCACTAATCTCCAACTCTACCGCTTGCTGTGCGAGCAACTGCAGTACGAGGACCATTTGAGGAAGAACTTTGAGAAGATCTTCGAGGACATAAACAACATATTCGACTTGCGGAGGTGCGAAAAGGCTGATCCGAAACTGAAGTTCAGCATATTCGATCCACTGCGGAATGGAGCAGCCAGAGCCATCAGAATGAGACAGGTAAATGCGGCACTTAATCATAAAGTATGCACTTTGATTCCTAACATGTAAACCATTCAgtttgaggaggaggaggagctgaagaAGGAAATTGCCAGCAAGCCCGCGGATTTCCTGGCCCCGTATCTGGTGCCCTACAAGCACCAGGAGGAACTTACTCCTGAGCAATCCCAAAATGCATATAATGCCTGTCTGAACGATCTCAAGTCGCGGTTTGTCAGCCTGCTCAACAACTTGCAACGGCACTATGAAGATGTAAGTTCCTAAGTATTACACTTCTCAGCTAAAATATtgcatattattatatattccaGTTAACTTCCGAGTCCAAGTCGCTGAATCGATTCCTGAACAAATTCGAAAATCAGTTCAACAACTACGATTACAAGCGATTGGTGCAACAGTCGAAGGATCTGGAGCTCAACAAGCGGATGGTGCAACAGCGTTTGACACTCACCCACGAAGAGTCCCAGAAGAAATACGAGGTGGTCAAGAGCTCCTTGCTGAAGGATCCGCGGCTTAATTTCAAAAAGGaggacgtggcaaaaagagcCTCGGAGATTtcgaaataattttgtttattgagaatgcaaaaaataaatgaaataacttATCATCCAAACCTCCATTTctagcaaatattaaaatataataaaatgaagaTTTATTTACGAGATGTAAGTGTTCAGGATATGATGCTATCGCATAGATTATTCAGAAGTAATCACAAGCCAATACGTTGCTGGCGAATCTTGATGGCAATTATCCACTTTGAAATAAGCGATGGCCAAGCAAATTCAATTCCAgattaaatcaaaatcaaaggcTGGCCTTTAAGATGCAGATAGTGGATTTCTGAGATTCTCTTGCGCCGGTGGTTAAGTGGATTCTAAAATGCGAATGTCGATTTCATGGCCTAGAATCATTGCCTCCGCGCGAACAACTTCGCTAAGGGCGGTTCGGTGGCATGGGTGGTGTGTGAGTGGTGTGAGTAGTATGAGTGGTATGAGTGAGTGGTTTGGGTGGAGGAAGGTGGACGGGGGGCGGGCGGCGATGCTGGCGACGGCGAGGAAAATTCGTTTCAAAAAGTGACCGTTTGAAAATTGGACAAAgtggctgatgctgctgccgtgTATGGACCCGCGCCCAAGGCACACAAGCCGTACAGCCGAAGAGTCGTGTTTGgaggccacacacacacacatacacatacattcACAGTGAAATATCCtgaaaaacacacactcgcgTGTCtaggtgtgtgtttgtgtgcatgtgtgtgtgtgtgcgaatgtCTGAGCTGGGCGGCTGTCCATTTAGCGCGATACCCACACCCCTGAAAAGCGCTCACACAATCGTTCAcgacccacgcacacacacacagcatacacacactcacacacgctcacacacgcacacacactcgcaacGAACTCATATGATGTCCGTGACCCCCACCCACTAAACCATGGGCCATCGGCCATCGCCACCCCTCGTCCTGATGGGACGGCGAAATTGGGTTCGTCCCTTGAAAGAATCGTCCTAAGATGAAAGTGCTGTCCCTTGTCCGCCTACCGTACGTTAGCTTCGCTGAAAATTTGCTCGTGGCATGAACACATGTGGCGTAATTTCGTCGCAGATTTTTGTTCGCTAACTGGACAAGGAGATTTCGTGCACTGCGCGAAACGGGCTTGCACTTTATCAAGAAAACGAATGGAATGCGAAAACAAGCTTAAGCTAAGTTGGTAGCTTAAGTTGGAAGTAGCAGCTTTGTTTTCAGATGtgatatataatatgttatgatattatgatatataatatgttatgataatatgatatgataatcatgatgatgatatgatatgatgcTATATGATATGAGCACTACTAAATCTTTTGGCCATACATTTTTCGTTCTAACTCataataatttatgattttattagCATTACAAAAAAGTATATCATTTATTCCTCATCGAATTATGAACTTGAACTTCTTATGAGTTTGAGATCTCTGCTTGAGTTGACCCCAAGAAGGTGTCCCAGTTTTCGCGCAGTGTCCTTTTTGGACTTCCGAGTCGCGGGACCCCGTAATAGCGGCTAGTCAATGTTGTGCGCCAAGGCGTGGGCCGTGGGTCGTGGGCCGTGTTGTCGTTCCCCGCGGTGGTGGGACttccttttcgtcctttcgCCGAAATCTCCCCCCCTCCTCCCGCTGGCCAAGCACCCCCCTCGCATTCTCATCGTGAGCATCCCATCCGTGGCTGCCTCGGACTTGGGCAGTGACCGGCTGGGCTGGGCATAAGTACAGTTGTGTAAATACACTAGCGGCCAACGCCGCGGCCCaagaatttgtattttatcaGCATCATTCACATCGCGTAGTCAAGGACTCCCAATATTTACGCGAAGTATACACATACAAGCACGTGTGTTAGcatctgtgtgagtgtgtgggtgtctgtGTGTAAGTGGGTTCTTGCCGTAGCAAACAGGACATGTGATgggatggtggtggtggtgatggtggtggtggtggggcaACGCGAGGGTTTTGCACACGGGTTGCCGACTCTGtccgtgtgtgagtgtgcctcCACGCGAAAAAACTAAGACGGGCGACTGCAAATTACAAAATCAATCGATTTTTggcagttttcgttttcacAAGGCATTTGCAAGTTCTTCATATCCTAAGATGCGATCTTGAagagcattttgtttttaagacTAATTTAAGTGTATACAACTTTGCtgttaaactttaaaattaaaaacttcgtAAGCTCCTTTCACAATCCGTGCTTATAAAACAGAGTTTCCTTTAAATGCACCATCAACGTTTGTTATCAtgacttatttaaatattttgttttaaatatccTTACCTTTCgattataaaattgaaataaaatccCCCAAGTTTTCTGCATGTGTGCGCGAGGACACACGTTTGCGCGACGGGTGGAGTGGTGtagtgtggtgtggtgtgtgcgATCCTTTCATTTTATTCCTAAATGTCCTTCCTTCAATATTTCAAACGTGCTTCGTGACGCGTCCGTTTTGCAAAGGCCGGGGCGACTTGCAAGTGGGCCTTCGCCTTTTGTCGCGCTCCGTTCTTCagcttgttgttattgttcgCCGCtgacatgttgctgctgcgccgcgGTGAATTGAACGGCGGACGGGGAGTGGGCGCAATGGGACATGGGtggacggacatacggacatacggacacaGCGGACACGGCGGACATGCGGACAGACGGCGGGTCGAGTGGGTGGGTTTGGGTTTGcgtttgggtttgagttttTGGCGAGCAGACGCGCTGTGGGGGGAAAACTTTTATCTCGGcgcatttatttttctattccACTTATAATATATGCCAGAAACAGGATACACACCCACATGGGCATATATtggatatttattttgtattcgaACGCCCGGCGACGGACAGCGAACGtgtcagcatcagcagcagaagcagcaggacgaggaggaggagcagaatCGGCGGCATCGCCGGGTCGCCGGACGGTTAAGTGGGGTAGCCCGTTATAGGACTTGTAGGACTGGACCAGGACTCATGGGGGAGCAtgtaatgtgtgtgtgcatgcatgtgtgtgagtgagtgtgtgtgtgtgagtttgggCCTTCGCCCGGACAAAGCGACGGACGCTGAAAAATGGCGTGAATTCACTTGGGTGATTTGCGCGACGTCCTGCACGATACACACATTTAAGGATGATGGAAAAATGCTCCTTCACCTTTTCATTTTCTGCGCTTAGAAGTTCGTCTTGGCATatagcaaacaaaaacgaaaaaataacCCACGAAGGTTTTGAGGATGGGGCAGGCGACTGGTGACCATATGACAAAAAATATTCTACTCAGATGCTGGTTCTGTGCCCTCTgatgtattttattatattaaaattattagcAATTAATATTGGTATATGCTCTTTgtaagtttataaatatattcaaatccaataaaataaaatgaagagATTTTAATTGTGCAGTGGAGTCTAAGCTATGTGTCATTCTAAAAATTGTCTTATTCGCTTATCAGTGCTTTATAGAAATTGATAATCCATCGATTTGCAGGCTACAGCTTCATACTAATAATAACTAGAATTAATCTCTTGAGGTACATTTGTATATCATGTGCAAGATATTCATTCTAATCCCTGGCAGTTAGCGGAGAAGCCGTTTAGCAAAGCTGCCGCAATCCATGTATCACTTCATGGTCAGGATTTTATGGGACCATCAAAAGGAAGTGTGTAACATTCGGAAGCGGTCAGTAGTCAGTAGTTGGTAGTCGGTAGTCAGTATGATCCGGCCGTGATAAACCGCTGAAAAGCGGAGAAAGTACACCTGGCGTTGCTGATTGTTATGGCCGgagccattttcatttccatttccatcaaGTGCTAATATAGCGACGTGCCCGTTGACGCCTCTTCCGCGTTCAGAGCCCAGTTTATGACTCTAATTGCCCCCAACTTGGCCAAGTTGATACTGGTAACTGCTTATCTGTGCCCAGTTGATATGTTGATGACGTGTTTACTGCAGCATAAAGTCCCTTTTACGacccattttatttatatccaAGCTCTGGTCATGAGCCTGTCCTGGCgccaataaatttttattagccATGATGTGGCCGCTCTTGTTCCTTAAGACTGCCAGCAAACTGATTCCGATGTTTTATTGCCCATATTGTGGCCATTCGCATGTAATTCGCGTTTtatttcccacacacacacacccatgcacacacacacacacgttgGGCGTGCGAggaaattagttttcaattagGTTTCGCCTATTTACTTGAGATAAACGAAGCAGCGCACTTTTCAGTTGAGCTAATTTCCCCCCTTCGAAGGTCAAATGTGAAGTTATATGTGTGTTATATGTGTGTGATATATGTGCCACATAATGCATTTCGGTGCGCTCTAATTGAGGGATTAGTTAGCCTGATTATCGGGTTCATTAAACTTTCACCAGACAATGCAATGGGCCCACTTGCCATAATGCGTTTAGCCCAGCAGGTGCGCCCACTTTAGTACATTATGTACTTGCATCATTATTGTGCAACCATGTACAACAACGCTCTGGGTTTCAGGTGCCGACTGCATTGACATTGACTTTCATCTCATTATAATggcaacaaatgtttatttatgattgTACTTGCCGACACATGAGTGCATGccatgtgcgagtgtgtgtgtgtgtgtgtgtgtgtgcgtgagtgtaagtgtgtgtgtgttaataGAGCAAATTCCAGTCAAACAGCCCCCGGCACTGGGTTAAACAACTTGTTTTCCTAATTTAATGATAATGAGCTATTTATGGCTGGATATGTGGATATGTGGATACTTTGGCATCGTGGCATGTGTGGGTGCCCTGCTACTTATGAGGCTTTCAGGGAAAGTGTTCTGTGCGTTTGCATTTCCCAAGTGAAGTCATGTGTCTGGGGCATCTGAATGCGAAGGTGTTTCTGCATTCTGCAGGGGAATGAAAGCCAActgcattatttatattaaaccGGTTAAGTGCCAATTGACATTAATTGTTTTGTCAGCCATCAATTAGGTATTAGTTGCCGGTAATGAGGGAACTTTTGGGATTGATATCCTTGGTTAAAGGATATCTTTATTCAATCCGTAAGTATAAGCAAACTTAACTTTAACTTGatatttcttaatttcaatatgaaaattaatcacaaataataacaattaagatatattttcaaatatataataatattctttATTCACTCTTCATTAATTAAGTGCAATAATTGATAATCGTatctgattttaatttattgaccTATTCCatgcaattattatttctctATTGAATGAATCTATAGCTTATGTTCAATATAATTGTTTTGTCTTATTAACAGCACAATTCAATCTATTTAATTATAGTTTCTATTACGCATAAGGTAAGTGCTTAAAGAATGACTTCTTGAGACTCAGTTAAGATGAAATCTACTGACATGAAATGCAATAtggccacagccacagctGCAATGGCCAGAGATAAGGCAACATGATGGAAATTTGCCTAATGACAGTCACTAAGGTATTAATTATTTAGCTCAGAATTATCGGTAGCGCATATCTGGGGAAAAAGGCGAGATGCCAATTGGCAAACAAGCGCAGAGATGTATGCTCGTCTTTTGATTTTCCTTCTAGCCTCCAGTCGCCAGTCTCCACTATTTATGTCTTCGTGCACCGCAGTACAATATACGCAGCatgcatttatgcaaatgcatattgcacacacacacactctcacacacacgctcatGTAATTGCAGGCACGCGCAATTTCTTCAACTTACGCACacgtgtgcatgtgtgtgtgcgtgtgtgtgagtttctGGCAAATGAAAGTTATATACTCGCAGAATATGCATATTCCAGAGGAGGCATGCGCTAGTGTGCGTTCTCGTTCTAATTCTAATGTCCAGCGTTTGAAAGTCTtcaggatgcggatgctgctgcttttgcttttgctgctgctgctgctgctgctgcttctgctgctgatgccAATGCGAATGCGAACACGAACGGACACACGCacctatgtgtgtgtgcacacacacatacaacaaTGCGTCGGCTGTGGAGTCGAGGCGATTCGAGTCCTGGCGTGGTCGTCAGATGGCTAGGATGCAGTCTTGATACATGAGCGGCCATCCAGTCGGGCATCCGTTCAGGCGCAAAATCTGATGTGGCTGCTCCTACGTTGCTGCTACGTTGcttccctcccctcccctccgcTCCCCGTTGCCCTCGTATCCTTTCGCATCCTTTCGCAGCCTTTCGCATCCATTCCTTGCCTTGCGAGCCACGCTCGAAACTTTCTGCCCAGGAAGAAGTAAGCATGTGCATATACCGCATACATACACGTATATATCGCAGCTAGGTAGGTCTGCTTTGCATCATTGGCCGTCCAcctccacgtccacatccacatccaagtccacatccacatccacgtccacatccacatccacggaTGACCAGCAGTAACCGAAATGTACGATAAGATTTGGCACAGTGGTTCTGGAGAGACACATTGGTAGTTATTCTCTTCGTGGTCTAAGTTAGGTTCCTTTTAAAAACttacttttataaaataagCATCCtgcatttatttgtatatttaaaaaaatttagtATAGGAAAATAGGGACTACTATTAACAATACTAATGTATTTTATTGGTGCATTTAAAAGACACTTTCTTTAGACCCACTCATATATTTAATATCTCACTCTAATAATCACATTGCacttataaatatgttctTTTATCATTTAGTGATTATTTTGATTCCAATGACCtagttattttctttaatagaAAACAGTTAcctttttaaatgaataaccAAAATAATTTAGAGACCTAATATTAAGCAGTAATTAACTGACTCGAAGccttggcaaatattttgttaaaaaggCAATGGCACCGCGTATTAAGTCCATGAGCAATATATACCAATCCGTGAGATGGCAAATGGCACTTCGTAATTTTATTATCTATTCTCGAGCGGAGTTTTAGCAGTTCGCTCCTTGGACGACTGTATATACCGTGCTGCTGTGCGAGTATATGCAAATGCCAGTTCCCGAGCCTCAAGTGTCCGAATGGGAGTCCTCCAATTCCCAACCCCCAATCCTCCGCTGGAGCAGCcagtggagatggagatggagacggagACTCCCCCAGTACGGGCAACGGTCTTGGTCAATTGCGACGTCGGCGGCATTCGTGAAATAGCCAACTTTCGTACATACTGCGATGCTGaatttttgctgctgctcctcctgatacgtctccatctccatctccgactccagcttcagctccagctccatctccatctgcagctccatctacatctacatctGCAGCTCCGTCTTGCTCCGTCTTTCATCTCTGGCTCTCTCGCACTGCCGAGATGcacatgtgtgtttgtgtattaaTTTGCCCACCCACCAATGGCTATATGCAAGCTGGATACGGCCAAGCTGGCCATGGCAACTTGAAAAGTCGAATTTTCGCCATCTCGTTCGGACGTCTCGCGCAGCTACCTCAGCCAACAgagtttgcttttgctgttgctgcttttgctgctcctgctgctgctgctgcttttgctgcttctgcttccaCTTGGACTTCGGCTTTAGCATCAGGATCCccaacaccagcaccagcatcagcatgAGCCTCAACCTCAATTTTAGTCctggcgatgacgatggcgacgCAGCAAAACGTGACCTAGCCCGGTTAGAAACGTACCCCATATAGACTCCATCGCTCCATCGCCAGTGGACCAGAGAAAATCTCCACCCTCTGAAATGAATGGACCACCCCACCAATCCCTTGCTGCACAGCTCACCCCTGCTTACCCCGACTTACCCCTTTCGGATCCAGCCTCCTTGCTGGCCGGACGACACGGAGCCATCATCCTCATCAGCTCTGGCCGCCGATGTAGCAAGCAATCGCAAGCCGTATGCaaacaatattttacataGCTACTGTCTGGAGGTTCTTGCTGCCCGACTTCGTTGGCCTTCCTTCGTGCCGAGGCCTTcttgctccttgctccttgcaTCCCGATCCCGATGGCCGCTCGATGTCCGAGCaatcgcactcacacactcacgaACAGgggcactgagaaaaataacTATCTGTGAGGTGGTACTTACACATACCACACTTTATTCTAAAATATATCTAAGTATGTGGAACTATTGTACAATATTTccacacaaacaaaagtaaattaaGGTCATCCTttttaaaacagaaaaaatatccTAATAGATGGGCTCACATTTTTCCGCGTGTAAGGATATGGGGGATACGGATGCGAAGGGCCCACGGAGTGCTACGTATGCTGcgatgtttgtgtttgtgtaaaTGTCCGCATCTAAATTCGCATATACAGCAGCGGTCAACTATGGAAATTATCGATCGACTTGTTTTTGGTGTCAGGTGGTCGGGCGATGGATGcggtggcaagtggcaaggcAGCAAAGCAGaggcagcagaggcagcaaaGCAGCAAGGCAGCAAAGGCAGCATGATGGACACGCGGCTGGACGGTAGTTTGGGCAATGCGAGACGGGAGATCCTGGGAGGTCCTGTGTGTGCCAACGAACTGGATTTCGGGGGCGGCCGATATGCCAAGGCGCAACATGGGCGCAGAGCGCGTAGATTGAGATGGcagtggccaagtggcaggAGTGGCAGGAGTTGGATGGCTGGAAGGAGCTTGTCACATCCTCGGCCCGGTTGCCCAGAAGTTGCCTGCGAATTACCACTGCTTGTTCGTCGTGGCACAAGtggtagttgtagttgtagaaCTGCCTCCCCCCACCACACACTCCTTCTAGCTGCCTTTGCAACGGACACTGGGCCTCCAGGACAACGGACACAGGACACTGGACACTGGAGAACGGCGACAGCGAACGgccaacgacaacgacaacggca is a window encoding:
- the LOC122621436 gene encoding coiled-coil domain-containing protein lobo; the encoded protein is MPKVIFQKYKKVVSNIDPGRYSAKFKEIDEQRRSQSESDFADEMEGEYEPEMEEMRSSEFSLSEGEPSLNIGKIDLSFPETVEEFENSPQCYPPTYYTLSPKERLLLLYAENFRKQLVLSYPKRRAMVLALPNECKVQKFVCTTIRPTAFIYTQLISSVEEIAKFVADFIQYEPLEDPINLPKRLISPETLLRRRKGNSYEMATLLVSMLIGAGHPALVVSGVAREETILNDQLAIPYPYPIVEVEAEEVKPRVEKQGQKYKLRGLPDLKSHLDEDMAEVHRQKEAEEKRIQDEIIRKQMEDLELLAVDRHHYRRSHAWVVIINNAPWSIKPKTTYTDVNGDVVEAPPTAIFIEPSTGFICETGCKQYILVDSIWNEYNYYVCKQKHQRVSELRWDLRDTRDWEHMLPGEPPEMRIYKMASDENVADEERDISEEKHLDCIGSWVERLHIGLADFEQRFPSCEKKIQYKGAIHERFSPYSQRDGKVMQLTIFNNDECTIPKVRYEYYENRSDLMRHVKYTYATDQFEEIFNKGRNDSLKSMEYFSDTSQQRRVHFYSASRIDSLELLVVEPGSLILHYKDRSDKCWYKEFEFTPAGNVLKKVTEKFLKASANDVGANDIATRTFLFQQNKIVLKFHYTFGALTATVVEFTKPPRPDYGKELVYDEKLTKIYKANPLDPTRTNLQLYRLLCEQLQYEDHLRKNFEKIFEDINNIFDLRRCEKADPKLKFSIFDPLRNGAARAIRMRQFEEEEELKKEIASKPADFLAPYLVPYKHQEELTPEQSQNAYNACLNDLKSRFVSLLNNLQRHYEDLTSESKSLNRFLNKFENQFNNYDYKRLVQQSKDLELNKRMVQQRLTLTHEESQKKYEVVKSSLLKDPRLNFKKEDVAKRASEISK